A single Mastomys coucha isolate ucsf_1 chromosome X, UCSF_Mcou_1, whole genome shotgun sequence DNA region contains:
- the LOC116088763 gene encoding signal peptidase complex subunit 3, which translates to MNTLLSRANSLFAFTLSVMAALTLGCILTTAFKDRSAPVRLHVSRILLKKVEDFTGPRKKSDLGFITFHISADLEKTFDWNVKQLFLYLSAEYSTKSNAVNQVVLWDKILLRGENPKLNLKDVKSKYFFFDDGHGLKGNRNVTLTLSWQVIPIAGILPLVTGSGRVSVPFPDSYEIATTF; encoded by the coding sequence ATGAATACCCTGCTGTCCCGGGCCAACTCGCTGTTCGCCTTCACGCTGAGCGTCATGGCGGCGCTTACCTTGGGCTGCATCCTCACCACCGCCTTCAAAGACAGGAGCGCGCCCGTGCGCCTGCACGTCTCCAGGATCCTGCTCAAAAAAGTGGAAGACTTCACTGGACCCAGGAAAAAGAGCGACCTGGGCTTCATCACATTCCACATCTCCGCGGATCTGGAGAAGACTTTCGACTGGAACGTCAAGCAGCTCTTCCTTTATCTGTCGGCAGAATATTCCACCAAGAGCAACGCCGTGAACCAGGTGGTCCTCTGGGACAAGATCCTTCTGCGAGGCGAGAACCCCAAGCTGAACCTGAAAGACGTCAAAAgcaagtattttttctttgacgACGGGCACGGCCTCAAGGGAAACAGGAATGTCACTTTGACGCTCTCCTGGCAAGTTATACCGATTGCTGGGATCCTGCCTCTTGTGACTGGGTCTGGACGCGTGTCTGTCCCGTTTCCAGACTCGTATGAAATAGCCACGACTTTTTGA